Genomic segment of Selenomonadales bacterium:
GGTGATGCGGTGCGGTTCTTCGAACCATTTTTTGTCCCAGTAGTGCATGTCGAGAAGGTCGATGCGGTCGTCCGGGTACAAGCGGTGTGCGTGTGCGTTGATCATGCCGAAGTCGGACTGGTATGCGCTGACGACCATATCGACGCGGTCGTCGCCTGCCTGACGCATCGTCGTCGTAAGGCCGCTCATGATCTCGCTGAAACGGCGTTTTTTCGCGCCGCTCATCACGGCTACAGTCGGTTTGCCGCCGCGGTTGTAGCACATCTGCATGACGGTGTTGACATCGTCAACGGTGAAGTCGGCTTTACCGCCGAGGTCGATGATGTTGTTTTTGACGATGGCGAGGTTCGTGCCCGCAGACGTCGGCTTGACCTGTTTTTCTGTTTTGTTTTCGACGGCGTCTTTCATCGAGGAAAAGAGCGTGAATACCGTTTCGGGGAGCGTGTCGTCGGTGCGGATGTAGTAGATCGTGCCTGCCGTAAGACCTGTCGGCATCGCATCTGCCGTGAAGTAGACGAAGTCGCCTGTGCGAAGGCCGTGCGCGCTTGCTGTCGTTACTTTGCCTGTCGAAGTAGTGAGCGTTGCGCTCATTACTTCGGACTGCATGAAGTACGGGATACCGCCCGAAAGTGCCGGCAAGTCGCCGCTTTCGGCACGTGCGACATCACCGTTGACGAGCATATATTCGAGATCGTGCGCCTGCTCGCGGAGTGCATTGGAGAGCTGGTGGTCGTATTCGCTCGGTTCGTTGTAGAACTTTTTGACGCGGTCTTGTGCATCGGATACCCAGCCGCAGTTGACGAAGTGCTGACAGTAGTTTTTCTTCGCTTCGACAGAGCCGACTTTACCGCCGCTGAAGTCTGTTTTTTCGAGGTGGGCGTTCATCTGCGGCGGCTTGAGTGCTTCGGTGAACCAGCCGAATTCAAGTGCCTGTGCGTTCGGTGCTGTCTGCAGGTTTTTGAGAAAGAACGTAAGTTCCGGGGAGATGTTTGTAAGGATATCAGAGAAGTCTTCTTTGTTGCCCACAGCTTCGTATGTCAAGGACTGACTGCGGCTCGGGCCCATGTTGCGTTGGATTGTCATGTGGATATTCCTCCTGGTGTGTTAGTATTTTTTGAGCATACGGGAGATAAAGCGTGCCTGATCGCGCGGCGACATATCACCGAGCTTGCTGATGTCGGGGCTCATGCTGTCTGCCATAGAGCCTGTGCGTTCGACGGACGGAACGGACACGTCTTCGATGCCGAGTTCTTTCGCGGAGAGCTCGCGGCGGACGCGGTCGTAGTAGTCTGCCATGACGGACGTGTCGTCGTCGTCAAAGTCGCCGACCTGAAAGCGTTCGATGGCGCGGGCGATGCGGTCAGCTTCTTCGTACGGGAGCGATTGGTAGCGCGTTTTCATCGTGCGGTCGATGTCGTGAAAGAGCGGTTCGCGCATACGTTCGTCACGGAGAAAGTCGCGGATGCGCAGTCTTGCTTCGTCAGCACGTTGGCGTTTTCGGTAGTGGTCGCGTTCTGCATGGAGCATCTCGTATGTGATGAGCTGCTGGAACATCTGTGTGATGTCTTCGATCTGGTCGCAGACTTCGCGGTCGCTCACATCGAGCGGATTGCCGTCAGCCGTCTGGTTGAGCATCTCGGCTTCGGCGGCGTGGCGGAAGGCGACTTTTTTGATGGCGCGCGGAAGGTTCATGCTCGGCTCTTGGGCGAGGCGGATGGCTTCTTTTGTCATATCGGAGATCTGCGGATAGTTGTAAAGACGAGGTGCGTCGCTGTCGCCTTGTGCGTCTAAATTGAATGTACCGATAAGACCGTGCGCACTTTCATCGGGGTGCGGGTGGCGTGGTTCTTGATTCATGGGGGGCCTCC
This window contains:
- a CDS encoding DUF5309 family protein codes for the protein MTIQRNMGPSRSQSLTYEAVGNKEDFSDILTNISPELTFFLKNLQTAPNAQALEFGWFTEALKPPQMNAHLEKTDFSGGKVGSVEAKKNYCQHFVNCGWVSDAQDRVKKFYNEPSEYDHQLSNALREQAHDLEYMLVNGDVARAESGDLPALSGGIPYFMQSEVMSATLTTSTGKVTTASAHGLRTGDFVYFTADAMPTGLTAGTIYYIRTDDTLPETVFTLFSSMKDAVENKTEKQVKPTSAGTNLAIVKNNIIDLGGKADFTVDDVNTVMQMCYNRGGKPTVAVMSGAKKRRFSEIMSGLTTTMRQAGDDRVDMVVSAYQSDFGMINAHAHRLYPDDRIDLLDMHYWDKKWFEEPHRITELAKRGSYREFAVESWFGLQGTQPKASGSITGILR